In a single window of the Rhopalosiphum padi isolate XX-2018 chromosome 1, ASM2088224v1, whole genome shotgun sequence genome:
- the LOC132932278 gene encoding cytokine-inducible SH2-containing protein-like — MGHGQKMLNTSCWETGRPDNGNNGSAAVVASPAAVLQDADKSMRLQACWIRLWDRWACEQRNVVLYQMHINHALSRERSKLTLAGGRVVSCKRIKQQQQAEPSDSRFSAGTTAAVATTLQPCTTAVGSTAVHLASRRIGYANDADDDDYDDVTTAAAASVASPTTSDASGARDLRVLSTAVDRLRASGWYYEGAGAQARAAESLVGMPAGRFCVRDSRHSEHLFTMDVQTGRAGEPRLMSVRFTYADGAFGLDTMPRRADALRVPKFRCPIELIDYYVRLSRIGAIRQMLVYPVWIDQCGQFFSWMNLRRPMVKTTDTEFPSLKHMARLVINRHKRLITITPTSLPNELIEYLLQYPYSL; from the coding sequence ATGGGCCATGGGCAGAAGATGTTAAACACTTCGTGCTGGGAAACGGGCCGGCCGGATAACGGGAACAATGGCAGCGCTGCAGTTGTTGCATCGCCCGCGGCCGTGCTCCAGGACGCGGACAAGTCAATGCGATTGCAGGCTTGCTGGATCCGGTTGTGGGACAGGTGGGCGTGCGAACAACGAAACGTGGTCCTGTACCAGATGCACATCAATCACGCGCTGTCTCGAGAACGGTCCAAGCTAACGCTGGCCGGCGGCCGGGTGGTATCGTGCAAGCGTATTAAGCAGCAGCAGCAGGCGGAACCGTCGGATTCCCGGTTTAGTGCAGGCACGACCGCGGCCGTCGCGACGACGCTGCAGCCGTGTACGACCGCCGTCGGGTCCACCGCGGTGCATCTCGCCAGCAGGCGCATCGGTTACGCGAATGAcgcggacgacgacgactacgacgacgtcaccaccgccgccgccgcttcgGTCGCGTCGCCCACCACGTCGGACGCCTCGGGCGCCCGTGACCTCCGCGTGCTGTCTACGGCTGTCGACCGACTCCGGGCGTCCGGTTGGTACTACGAGGGCGCCGGGGCACAAGCGCGGGCCGCGGAATCGCTGGTCGGCATGCCCGCCGGCCGGTTTTGCGTTCGGGATTCCAGACACTCGGAACACCTGTTCACGATGGACGTGCAGACCGGTCGCGCCGGCGAGCCCCGGCTGATGAGCGTCCGGTTCACGTACGCGGACGGCGCGTTCGGGCTGGACACGATGCCGCGGCGCGCGGACGCCCTCCGCGTCCCGAAGTTCCGGTGTCCGATCGAGCTGATCGACTACTACGTGCGGCTGTCCCGGATCGGGGCCATCCGCCAGATGCTCGTGTACCCCGTGTGGATCGACCAGTGCGGCCAGTTCTTCTCGTGGATGAACCTCCGCCGGCCGATGGTCAAGACCACCGACACCGAGTTCCCGTCGCTGAAGCACATGGCCCGGCTGGTCATCAACCGGCACAAGCGTCTCATCA